In a single window of the Dreissena polymorpha isolate Duluth1 chromosome 3, UMN_Dpol_1.0, whole genome shotgun sequence genome:
- the LOC127875421 gene encoding coadhesin-like isoform X2 → MERHVIGLAALLFLLVSGSDSLECYSCHGIHDITTCRNITTCGANQACYHRMRADASGNVLDVGCVDHTLCVKSGSISSLIGRSLIQLRQTSFNCSECCSTDRCNDQLCSHNLPSACVDDETCAKMSSLFDVCTGNYEHAAMVCPRFCNLCNFSNGNWADWSSWSSCTITCGSTSQTRTRTCTNPPPANHGKNCIGPSTDYTSCVRDSCPVDGGWGTWATWGSCSASCGVALQHRTRYCDNPPPARFGDHCFGDSLDYRTCILQGCTDGGWTTWTNWGTCSATCDGGFHQRSRQCTNPPASVNGHQCDGPNVDVGACNTQQCPQTDGGWTTWTSWGTCSASCDGGFHQRSRQCTNPPASAYGHQCDGPNVDVGACNTQQCPQTDGGWTAWSSWSTCPSTILCVGGIHQRYRECSNPKPSVYGQQCHGVSVDTQSCNTCQYANIQNSIRLNNGRVEVYLNGAWGTVCDDSFDSNSNAARVVQCSSY, encoded by the exons ATGGAACGACATGTTATAGGACTAG CAGCCCTTCTGTTTCTGCTTGTGAGCGGCAGTG ATTCGCTGGAGTGCTACAGTTGCCATGGCATCCACGACATTACAACGTGCAGAAACATAACAACATGTGGAGCAAATCAG GCATGCTATCATCGCATGAGGGCTGATGCTTCCGGTAACGTTTTGGATGTGGGCTGTGTGGACCATACA CTGTGTGTCAAGTCCGGAAGTATTTCAAGTCTCATAGGACGATCTCTGATACAACTCAGACAAACGTCATTCAACTGTTCAGAATGCTGTTCAACAGATAGATGCAACGACCAACTGTGCTCTCACAATTTAC CTTCCGCTTGTGTTGACGATGAGACCTGTGCTAAAATGAGTTCCCTTTTCGACGTCTGTACTGGTAACTACGAGCATGCTGCGATGGTTTGTCCTCGATTTTGTAACCTGTGCAATTTTA GTAACGGTAACTGGGCAGACTGGTCAAGTTGGTCATCTTGTACAATCACGTGTGGTAGCACCTCACAGACGAGGACCAGAACGTGTACTAATCCCCCGCCAGCAAACCATGGTAAAAACTGCATAGGGCCTTCCACTGACTACACGTCTTGTGTAAGAGACTCGTGCCCTG TCGACGGTGGTTGGGGTACATGGGCTACTTGGGGATCATGTTCGGCATCCTGTGGCGTAGCATTACAACACAGAACCAGATATTGCGACAACCCACCTCCTGCGAGGTTTGGAGATCACTGCTTTGGAGACTCTCTGGATTACCGAACATGTATACTTCAAGGATGCACAG ATGGTGGATGGACCACATGGACAAATTGGGGCACGTGCTCAGCCACGTGCGATGGAGGGTTTCATCAGCGCAGTCGCCAGTGCACTAATCCCCCAGCGTCTGTCAATGGCCACCAGTGTGATGGACCAAATGTTGACGTAGGAGCATGCAACACTCAGCAATGTCCGCAAACAG ATGGTGGATGGACCACGTGGACAAGTTGGGGCACGTGCTCAGCCTCGTGCGATGGAGGGTTTCATCAGCGCAGTCGCCAGTGTACTAATCCTCCAGCATCTGCTTATGGCCACCAGTGTGATGGTCCAAATGTTGACGTAGGAGCATGCAACACTCAGCAATGTCCGCAAACAG ATGGGGGTTGGACAGCATGGTCCTCGTGGAGCACGTGCCCATCCACAATATTGTGTGTTGGTGGAATTCATCAAAGATACCGAGAATGTTCCAACCCGAAACCTTCTGTGTATGGTCAGCAATGTCATGGAGTCAGTGTAGATACACAATCGTGCAATACATGCCAGTATGCAAACATTCAGAACTCTA TTCGTTTGAATAATGGGCGAGTTGAAGTATACTTGAACGGGGCATGGGGAACTGTGTGTGACGATTCATTTGATTCCAATAGCAATGCTGCTCGAGTT GTCCAATGCTCGTCCTATTGA
- the LOC127875421 gene encoding coadhesin-like isoform X4, protein MERHVIGLAALLFLLVSGSDSLECYSCHGIHDITTCRNITTCGANQACYHRMRADASGNVLDVGCVDHTLCVKSGSISSLIGRSLIQLRQTSFNCSECCSTDRCNDQLCSHNLPSACVDDETCAKMSSLFDVCTGNYEHAAMVCPRFCNLCNFSNGNWADWSSWSSCTITCGSTSQTRTRTCTNPPPANHGKNCIGPSTDYTSCVRDSCPVDGGWGTWATWGSCSASCGVALQHRTRYCDNPPPARFGDHCFGDSLDYRTCILQGCTDGGWTTWTNWGTCSATCDGGFHQRSRQCTNPPASVNGHQCDGPNVDVGACNTQQCPQTDGGWTAWSSWSTCPSTILCVGGIHQRYRECSNPKPSVYGQQCHGVSVDTQSCNTCQYANIQNSIRLNNGRVEVYLNGAWGTVCDDSFDSNSNAARVVCPMLVLLTRLKGLAICPS, encoded by the exons ATGGAACGACATGTTATAGGACTAG CAGCCCTTCTGTTTCTGCTTGTGAGCGGCAGTG ATTCGCTGGAGTGCTACAGTTGCCATGGCATCCACGACATTACAACGTGCAGAAACATAACAACATGTGGAGCAAATCAG GCATGCTATCATCGCATGAGGGCTGATGCTTCCGGTAACGTTTTGGATGTGGGCTGTGTGGACCATACA CTGTGTGTCAAGTCCGGAAGTATTTCAAGTCTCATAGGACGATCTCTGATACAACTCAGACAAACGTCATTCAACTGTTCAGAATGCTGTTCAACAGATAGATGCAACGACCAACTGTGCTCTCACAATTTAC CTTCCGCTTGTGTTGACGATGAGACCTGTGCTAAAATGAGTTCCCTTTTCGACGTCTGTACTGGTAACTACGAGCATGCTGCGATGGTTTGTCCTCGATTTTGTAACCTGTGCAATTTTA GTAACGGTAACTGGGCAGACTGGTCAAGTTGGTCATCTTGTACAATCACGTGTGGTAGCACCTCACAGACGAGGACCAGAACGTGTACTAATCCCCCGCCAGCAAACCATGGTAAAAACTGCATAGGGCCTTCCACTGACTACACGTCTTGTGTAAGAGACTCGTGCCCTG TCGACGGTGGTTGGGGTACATGGGCTACTTGGGGATCATGTTCGGCATCCTGTGGCGTAGCATTACAACACAGAACCAGATATTGCGACAACCCACCTCCTGCGAGGTTTGGAGATCACTGCTTTGGAGACTCTCTGGATTACCGAACATGTATACTTCAAGGATGCACAG ATGGTGGATGGACCACATGGACAAATTGGGGCACGTGCTCAGCCACGTGCGATGGAGGGTTTCATCAGCGCAGTCGCCAGTGCACTAATCCCCCAGCGTCTGTCAATGGCCACCAGTGTGATGGACCAAATGTTGACGTAGGAGCATGCAACACTCAGCAATGTCCGCAAACAG ATGGGGGTTGGACAGCATGGTCCTCGTGGAGCACGTGCCCATCCACAATATTGTGTGTTGGTGGAATTCATCAAAGATACCGAGAATGTTCCAACCCGAAACCTTCTGTGTATGGTCAGCAATGTCATGGAGTCAGTGTAGATACACAATCGTGCAATACATGCCAGTATGCAAACATTCAGAACTCTA TTCGTTTGAATAATGGGCGAGTTGAAGTATACTTGAACGGGGCATGGGGAACTGTGTGTGACGATTCATTTGATTCCAATAGCAATGCTGCTCGAGTTGTGT GTCCAATGCTCGTCCTATTGACCCGTTTGAAGGGCCTAGCTATATGTCCATCTTAA
- the LOC127875421 gene encoding coadhesin-like isoform X3, producing the protein MERHVIGLAALLFLLVSGSDSLECYSCHGIHDITTCRNITTCGANQACYHRMRADASGNVLDVGCVDHTLCVKSGSISSLIGRSLIQLRQTSFNCSECCSTDRCNDQLCSHNLPSACVDDETCAKMSSLFDVCTGNYEHAAMVCPRFCNLCNFSNGNWADWSSWSSCTITCGSTSQTRTRTCTNPPPANHGKNCIGPSTDYTSCVRDSCPVDGGWGTWATWGSCSASCGVALQHRTRYCDNPPPARFGDHCFGDSLDYRTCILQGCTDGGWTTWTNWGTCSATCDGGFHQRSRQCTNPPASVNGHQCDGPNVDVGACNTQQCPQTDGGWTTWTSWGTCSASCDGGFHQRSRQCTNPPASAYGHQCDGPNVDVGACNTQQCPQTDGGWTAWSSWSTCPSTILCVGGIHQRYRECSNPKPSVYGQQCHGVSVDTQSCNTCQYANIQNSSPMLVLLTRLKGLAICPS; encoded by the exons ATGGAACGACATGTTATAGGACTAG CAGCCCTTCTGTTTCTGCTTGTGAGCGGCAGTG ATTCGCTGGAGTGCTACAGTTGCCATGGCATCCACGACATTACAACGTGCAGAAACATAACAACATGTGGAGCAAATCAG GCATGCTATCATCGCATGAGGGCTGATGCTTCCGGTAACGTTTTGGATGTGGGCTGTGTGGACCATACA CTGTGTGTCAAGTCCGGAAGTATTTCAAGTCTCATAGGACGATCTCTGATACAACTCAGACAAACGTCATTCAACTGTTCAGAATGCTGTTCAACAGATAGATGCAACGACCAACTGTGCTCTCACAATTTAC CTTCCGCTTGTGTTGACGATGAGACCTGTGCTAAAATGAGTTCCCTTTTCGACGTCTGTACTGGTAACTACGAGCATGCTGCGATGGTTTGTCCTCGATTTTGTAACCTGTGCAATTTTA GTAACGGTAACTGGGCAGACTGGTCAAGTTGGTCATCTTGTACAATCACGTGTGGTAGCACCTCACAGACGAGGACCAGAACGTGTACTAATCCCCCGCCAGCAAACCATGGTAAAAACTGCATAGGGCCTTCCACTGACTACACGTCTTGTGTAAGAGACTCGTGCCCTG TCGACGGTGGTTGGGGTACATGGGCTACTTGGGGATCATGTTCGGCATCCTGTGGCGTAGCATTACAACACAGAACCAGATATTGCGACAACCCACCTCCTGCGAGGTTTGGAGATCACTGCTTTGGAGACTCTCTGGATTACCGAACATGTATACTTCAAGGATGCACAG ATGGTGGATGGACCACATGGACAAATTGGGGCACGTGCTCAGCCACGTGCGATGGAGGGTTTCATCAGCGCAGTCGCCAGTGCACTAATCCCCCAGCGTCTGTCAATGGCCACCAGTGTGATGGACCAAATGTTGACGTAGGAGCATGCAACACTCAGCAATGTCCGCAAACAG ATGGTGGATGGACCACGTGGACAAGTTGGGGCACGTGCTCAGCCTCGTGCGATGGAGGGTTTCATCAGCGCAGTCGCCAGTGTACTAATCCTCCAGCATCTGCTTATGGCCACCAGTGTGATGGTCCAAATGTTGACGTAGGAGCATGCAACACTCAGCAATGTCCGCAAACAG ATGGGGGTTGGACAGCATGGTCCTCGTGGAGCACGTGCCCATCCACAATATTGTGTGTTGGTGGAATTCATCAAAGATACCGAGAATGTTCCAACCCGAAACCTTCTGTGTATGGTCAGCAATGTCATGGAGTCAGTGTAGATACACAATCGTGCAATACATGCCAGTATGCAAACATTCAGAACTCTA GTCCAATGCTCGTCCTATTGACCCGTTTGAAGGGCCTAGCTATATGTCCATCTTAA
- the LOC127875421 gene encoding coadhesin-like isoform X5, with protein MERHVIGLAALLFLLVSGSDSLECYSCHGIHDITTCRNITTCGANQACYHRMRADASGNVLDVGCVDHTLCVKSGSISSLIGRSLIQLRQTSFNCSECCSTDRCNDQLCSHNLPSACVDDETCAKMSSLFDVCTGNYEHAAMVCPRFCNLCNFSNGNWADWSSWSSCTITCGSTSQTRTRTCTNPPPANHGKNCIGPSTDYTSCVRDSCPVDGGWGTWATWGSCSASCGVALQHRTRYCDNPPPARFGDHCFGDSLDYRTCILQGCTDGGWTTWTSWGTCSASCDGGFHQRSRQCTNPPASAYGHQCDGPNVDVGACNTQQCPQTDGGWTAWSSWSTCPSTILCVGGIHQRYRECSNPKPSVYGQQCHGVSVDTQSCNTCQYANIQNSIRLNNGRVEVYLNGAWGTVCDDSFDSNSNAARVVCPMLVLLTRLKGLAICPS; from the exons ATGGAACGACATGTTATAGGACTAG CAGCCCTTCTGTTTCTGCTTGTGAGCGGCAGTG ATTCGCTGGAGTGCTACAGTTGCCATGGCATCCACGACATTACAACGTGCAGAAACATAACAACATGTGGAGCAAATCAG GCATGCTATCATCGCATGAGGGCTGATGCTTCCGGTAACGTTTTGGATGTGGGCTGTGTGGACCATACA CTGTGTGTCAAGTCCGGAAGTATTTCAAGTCTCATAGGACGATCTCTGATACAACTCAGACAAACGTCATTCAACTGTTCAGAATGCTGTTCAACAGATAGATGCAACGACCAACTGTGCTCTCACAATTTAC CTTCCGCTTGTGTTGACGATGAGACCTGTGCTAAAATGAGTTCCCTTTTCGACGTCTGTACTGGTAACTACGAGCATGCTGCGATGGTTTGTCCTCGATTTTGTAACCTGTGCAATTTTA GTAACGGTAACTGGGCAGACTGGTCAAGTTGGTCATCTTGTACAATCACGTGTGGTAGCACCTCACAGACGAGGACCAGAACGTGTACTAATCCCCCGCCAGCAAACCATGGTAAAAACTGCATAGGGCCTTCCACTGACTACACGTCTTGTGTAAGAGACTCGTGCCCTG TCGACGGTGGTTGGGGTACATGGGCTACTTGGGGATCATGTTCGGCATCCTGTGGCGTAGCATTACAACACAGAACCAGATATTGCGACAACCCACCTCCTGCGAGGTTTGGAGATCACTGCTTTGGAGACTCTCTGGATTACCGAACATGTATACTTCAAGGATGCACAG ATGGTGGATGGACCACGTGGACAAGTTGGGGCACGTGCTCAGCCTCGTGCGATGGAGGGTTTCATCAGCGCAGTCGCCAGTGTACTAATCCTCCAGCATCTGCTTATGGCCACCAGTGTGATGGTCCAAATGTTGACGTAGGAGCATGCAACACTCAGCAATGTCCGCAAACAG ATGGGGGTTGGACAGCATGGTCCTCGTGGAGCACGTGCCCATCCACAATATTGTGTGTTGGTGGAATTCATCAAAGATACCGAGAATGTTCCAACCCGAAACCTTCTGTGTATGGTCAGCAATGTCATGGAGTCAGTGTAGATACACAATCGTGCAATACATGCCAGTATGCAAACATTCAGAACTCTA TTCGTTTGAATAATGGGCGAGTTGAAGTATACTTGAACGGGGCATGGGGAACTGTGTGTGACGATTCATTTGATTCCAATAGCAATGCTGCTCGAGTTGTGT GTCCAATGCTCGTCCTATTGACCCGTTTGAAGGGCCTAGCTATATGTCCATCTTAA
- the LOC127875421 gene encoding coadhesin-like isoform X1, with protein sequence MERHVIGLAALLFLLVSGSDSLECYSCHGIHDITTCRNITTCGANQACYHRMRADASGNVLDVGCVDHTLCVKSGSISSLIGRSLIQLRQTSFNCSECCSTDRCNDQLCSHNLPSACVDDETCAKMSSLFDVCTGNYEHAAMVCPRFCNLCNFSNGNWADWSSWSSCTITCGSTSQTRTRTCTNPPPANHGKNCIGPSTDYTSCVRDSCPVDGGWGTWATWGSCSASCGVALQHRTRYCDNPPPARFGDHCFGDSLDYRTCILQGCTDGGWTTWTNWGTCSATCDGGFHQRSRQCTNPPASVNGHQCDGPNVDVGACNTQQCPQTDGGWTTWTSWGTCSASCDGGFHQRSRQCTNPPASAYGHQCDGPNVDVGACNTQQCPQTDGGWTAWSSWSTCPSTILCVGGIHQRYRECSNPKPSVYGQQCHGVSVDTQSCNTCQYANIQNSIRLNNGRVEVYLNGAWGTVCDDSFDSNSNAARVVCPMLVLLTRLKGLAICPS encoded by the exons ATGGAACGACATGTTATAGGACTAG CAGCCCTTCTGTTTCTGCTTGTGAGCGGCAGTG ATTCGCTGGAGTGCTACAGTTGCCATGGCATCCACGACATTACAACGTGCAGAAACATAACAACATGTGGAGCAAATCAG GCATGCTATCATCGCATGAGGGCTGATGCTTCCGGTAACGTTTTGGATGTGGGCTGTGTGGACCATACA CTGTGTGTCAAGTCCGGAAGTATTTCAAGTCTCATAGGACGATCTCTGATACAACTCAGACAAACGTCATTCAACTGTTCAGAATGCTGTTCAACAGATAGATGCAACGACCAACTGTGCTCTCACAATTTAC CTTCCGCTTGTGTTGACGATGAGACCTGTGCTAAAATGAGTTCCCTTTTCGACGTCTGTACTGGTAACTACGAGCATGCTGCGATGGTTTGTCCTCGATTTTGTAACCTGTGCAATTTTA GTAACGGTAACTGGGCAGACTGGTCAAGTTGGTCATCTTGTACAATCACGTGTGGTAGCACCTCACAGACGAGGACCAGAACGTGTACTAATCCCCCGCCAGCAAACCATGGTAAAAACTGCATAGGGCCTTCCACTGACTACACGTCTTGTGTAAGAGACTCGTGCCCTG TCGACGGTGGTTGGGGTACATGGGCTACTTGGGGATCATGTTCGGCATCCTGTGGCGTAGCATTACAACACAGAACCAGATATTGCGACAACCCACCTCCTGCGAGGTTTGGAGATCACTGCTTTGGAGACTCTCTGGATTACCGAACATGTATACTTCAAGGATGCACAG ATGGTGGATGGACCACATGGACAAATTGGGGCACGTGCTCAGCCACGTGCGATGGAGGGTTTCATCAGCGCAGTCGCCAGTGCACTAATCCCCCAGCGTCTGTCAATGGCCACCAGTGTGATGGACCAAATGTTGACGTAGGAGCATGCAACACTCAGCAATGTCCGCAAACAG ATGGTGGATGGACCACGTGGACAAGTTGGGGCACGTGCTCAGCCTCGTGCGATGGAGGGTTTCATCAGCGCAGTCGCCAGTGTACTAATCCTCCAGCATCTGCTTATGGCCACCAGTGTGATGGTCCAAATGTTGACGTAGGAGCATGCAACACTCAGCAATGTCCGCAAACAG ATGGGGGTTGGACAGCATGGTCCTCGTGGAGCACGTGCCCATCCACAATATTGTGTGTTGGTGGAATTCATCAAAGATACCGAGAATGTTCCAACCCGAAACCTTCTGTGTATGGTCAGCAATGTCATGGAGTCAGTGTAGATACACAATCGTGCAATACATGCCAGTATGCAAACATTCAGAACTCTA TTCGTTTGAATAATGGGCGAGTTGAAGTATACTTGAACGGGGCATGGGGAACTGTGTGTGACGATTCATTTGATTCCAATAGCAATGCTGCTCGAGTTGTGT GTCCAATGCTCGTCCTATTGACCCGTTTGAAGGGCCTAGCTATATGTCCATCTTAA